One Candidatus Bathyarchaeota archaeon DNA segment encodes these proteins:
- the thiL gene encoding thiamine-phosphate kinase, whose translation MGTAEKLGERKIIETICKHLNKAPNMPVSFGDDVSTIRYNDNNLAVLKTDMLVGKTDVPPQMTYWQAARKAVVMNISDFAAKGVKPLGLLVSLGIPRNLTKKDITQIGKGLNAGAREYDTYVLGGDTSETQDLIISIAAFGLTKKENLILRNGAHPGDIVATTGLFGLTSLGLKILTAKLTAPPKIRKKLVDAVLMPHARLKEGLALAKTGATTASIDSSDGLAWSLYEISRASNIGFVIDTPPIAQETCEFAKIHNLNPLEISLYGGEEYELVVTIKPRHWRRVREAVVQEGGNLVKIGKTTSKKALLLKQKGKMVKIEARGYEHFKHEGKRLG comes from the coding sequence TTGGGCACAGCAGAGAAGCTTGGCGAACGCAAAATAATTGAAACCATCTGTAAACACCTGAACAAAGCCCCCAACATGCCGGTGTCTTTCGGCGACGACGTTTCAACCATCAGATACAACGACAACAACCTCGCAGTTCTAAAAACAGACATGCTTGTAGGCAAAACAGATGTCCCACCCCAAATGACCTATTGGCAGGCTGCTCGCAAAGCAGTCGTCATGAACATCAGCGACTTCGCTGCAAAAGGTGTAAAACCCTTAGGGCTCCTTGTTTCATTAGGCATCCCGCGAAACTTAACAAAGAAAGATATAACGCAGATTGGAAAAGGCTTGAATGCGGGCGCAAGAGAATACGACACCTACGTCTTGGGAGGAGACACAAGCGAAACACAAGACCTCATAATTAGCATTGCAGCTTTCGGATTAACAAAAAAAGAAAACCTCATCTTACGCAACGGCGCACACCCAGGAGACATTGTAGCCACAACAGGCTTATTCGGCTTAACATCGTTGGGCCTTAAAATATTAACAGCGAAACTCACTGCACCACCGAAAATTAGAAAGAAGCTTGTGGACGCTGTTCTGATGCCCCATGCAAGGCTCAAAGAAGGCCTAGCTTTAGCAAAAACAGGCGCAACTACAGCGTCTATAGATTCCAGCGACGGATTGGCGTGGAGTCTTTATGAAATCAGCCGCGCCAGCAACATAGGCTTCGTAATTGACACTCCGCCAATCGCTCAAGAAACCTGCGAGTTCGCAAAAATACACAATCTTAACCCTTTGGAGATAAGCCTTTACGGCGGTGAAGAATATGAGTTAGTTGTCACCATTAAGCCAAGACATTGGAGAAGAGTTAGAGAAGCGGTTGTGCAAGAAGGAGGCAACCTTGTGAAAATCGGCAAGACCACATCAAAGAAAGCTCTACTTCTCAAGCAAAAGGGTAAGATGGTCAAAATAGAAGCGCGAGGATATGAGCATTTCAAGCATGAAGGGAAGCGACTAGGCTGA
- a CDS encoding 4Fe-4S binding protein, with the protein MVNIEHAVFRIRTLRIISQFVFFLLFNAVVFGFEPLSLSLPVLQSLGNPAKTVGDAFAAMQYMLYEATFPWLPLASFLIVAVLLGRTLCGWACPFGFIQDILGYMKRKHMEISPRTHKDMVYIKYGILGAVLLISITISATIIMRMGYSYRDALGVFAQAPFNALSPHDMLFAVLPTMAYNAFSAGALFQDILGGILTLSPLFWTRLFILGLVLVFAVYTPRSWCKYFCPVGAIMALLNHFSFLGLKRNVVHCTKESCRSCVEACPMKVPILDLSWEKFTHPECIYCLECVDACKTKALKPKFP; encoded by the coding sequence TTGGTTAACATAGAACACGCAGTTTTTCGCATAAGAACCTTGAGAATAATCAGCCAATTTGTCTTCTTCTTACTCTTCAACGCTGTAGTATTCGGCTTCGAACCCTTATCTCTATCACTACCAGTTCTACAAAGCCTAGGAAATCCCGCAAAAACTGTAGGAGACGCTTTTGCAGCAATGCAGTATATGCTTTACGAAGCCACTTTTCCATGGCTTCCCCTTGCATCTTTTCTCATAGTTGCGGTGCTTTTGGGCAGAACATTGTGCGGGTGGGCTTGCCCATTTGGCTTCATCCAAGACATACTCGGCTACATGAAAAGAAAACACATGGAAATTTCGCCGAGAACTCATAAAGATATGGTTTATATAAAATATGGAATCCTTGGAGCAGTTTTACTCATAAGCATAACAATATCTGCCACAATAATAATGAGAATGGGTTACAGTTATCGAGATGCTTTGGGAGTTTTCGCCCAGGCACCTTTTAACGCGTTGAGTCCTCACGACATGCTGTTTGCAGTACTGCCCACCATGGCATACAACGCATTTTCTGCAGGAGCACTTTTCCAAGACATTTTAGGAGGGATACTTACTCTTTCACCGTTGTTTTGGACTCGCCTGTTTATTTTGGGGCTTGTTTTAGTGTTTGCAGTCTATACTCCCAGAAGCTGGTGTAAATACTTCTGTCCTGTAGGAGCGATAATGGCTCTGCTTAATCATTTTAGTTTTCTAGGGCTGAAAAGAAACGTAGTACACTGCACAAAGGAAAGCTGCCGCAGTTGCGTAGAAGCATGCCCAATGAAAGTTCCAATTCTTGATTTGTCTTGGGAAAAGTTCACCCATCCCGAATGCATATACTGTCTTGAATGCGTAGATGCGTGTAAGACAAAAGCATTGAAACCAAAATTTCCCTAA
- a CDS encoding VTT domain-containing protein: protein MSFIDWMHGVALQFGYFGVFLISLIGTMAIIIPIPYTVVILFLGIEGWNPLLLTIAGGSGSAIGELAGYFLGYYGRRIISEERQRKMDYFLKLFGKYTPAAIFIFALTPLPDDLLFIPLGILQYSLFKAFIPAILGKTLMCYILATFGKIYGDLLTLLFGDTGSWIGIAITAVFLILVIYALYRVDWEKVFDKYVTNRGKVEDNR from the coding sequence GTGTCTTTCATAGATTGGATGCATGGCGTGGCATTACAGTTTGGATATTTCGGCGTGTTTTTAATCAGCCTAATTGGCACCATGGCAATTATCATCCCCATACCCTACACAGTAGTTATTTTATTTCTAGGCATTGAGGGATGGAACCCCTTGCTGTTGACAATTGCCGGAGGCTCCGGCTCAGCTATCGGAGAACTTGCAGGCTATTTCCTTGGATACTACGGGCGAAGAATAATCAGCGAAGAAAGACAGAGAAAAATGGACTATTTCCTTAAGCTTTTCGGCAAATACACTCCCGCCGCCATCTTCATCTTTGCGTTAACCCCCCTTCCAGACGACTTGCTATTCATTCCACTAGGCATTCTGCAATACAGCCTATTCAAGGCGTTCATTCCAGCCATATTAGGAAAGACCCTCATGTGCTACATCCTAGCGACCTTCGGCAAAATTTACGGAGACTTGCTCACCCTTCTTTTCGGAGACACGGGAAGCTGGATAGGTATTGCTATAACTGCTGTGTTTCTGATCTTAGTTATTTATGCCTTATATCGAGTTGACTGGGAAAAAGTCTTTGACAAGTATGTTACAAACAGAGGAAAAGTTGAGGATAATCGCTGA
- a CDS encoding class I SAM-dependent methyltransferase: MSEVKSLKPEEDAFGQKLWVAYKGNQVFEIVERNNGYIDAMSLKGYFSDYGDWHPIEQKAMEFVQGRILDIGCGAGRHSLYLQKKGFDVLGIDISPLAIKICKLKGLKKAKVMSIEDGNFQPNSFDTIIMMGNNFGLFGSFKKARRLLKRFHKMTSESALIIASTRDPYKTDNPAHLEYHDLNKKKGRMGGQVRIRSRFREYVGRWFDYLMVSKEEMREILKETGWKVKQFIDSEDAQYVAIIEKRRFAAFQEAKKIVTAPKT; this comes from the coding sequence ATGAGTGAAGTCAAATCACTGAAACCTGAAGAAGACGCGTTTGGTCAAAAACTGTGGGTTGCCTACAAAGGAAACCAAGTTTTCGAAATAGTGGAGAGAAATAATGGATATATAGATGCTATGAGCTTGAAAGGCTATTTTTCCGATTATGGAGACTGGCATCCAATTGAACAGAAGGCAATGGAGTTTGTTCAAGGAAGAATTCTAGACATAGGTTGCGGAGCGGGTAGACATTCATTGTATTTACAGAAAAAGGGTTTTGATGTGCTTGGAATTGATATTTCCCCTCTTGCTATAAAGATCTGTAAGCTAAAAGGGTTGAAAAAAGCCAAAGTCATGTCAATTGAGGACGGGAATTTCCAGCCTAATTCGTTTGACACGATTATCATGATGGGAAACAATTTTGGTTTATTCGGCAGCTTCAAGAAGGCAAGAAGACTCCTTAAGAGGTTCCATAAGATGACTTCTGAAAGCGCTTTAATCATAGCTTCAACTCGCGATCCTTACAAGACGGACAATCCCGCACATTTGGAATACCACGATTTAAACAAGAAGAAAGGTAGAATGGGTGGACAAGTGAGAATTAGATCAAGATTCCGAGAATATGTTGGCCGATGGTTTGACTATCTGATGGTTTCCAAAGAGGAGATGAGAGAAATACTTAAAGAAACTGGGTGGAAGGTAAAGCAATTCATAGATTCTGAAGACGCACAATACGTAGCCATCATTGAAAAAAGACGGTTTGCTGCTTTTCAGGAAGCGAAAAAAATCGTGACAGCCCCAAAAACTTGA
- a CDS encoding tRNA (pseudouridine(54)-N(1))-methyltransferase TrmY: MREFILYSRRGRTDGKFGSLRAGGRLDVVYQCLLFGLFVSGALRRDVVFHVVLGGPPRPPLCLTVDGRGLWDVRTDERTWEEIFRKVLSDGSHPGISVEKESLQELVKKRVDRNVFVLEEKGEDVWKMKFGEDPVFVLGDQVGLPKKDERYVLRFSRKISLGKRPYLSATCVDVINYLADLQNIL; this comes from the coding sequence ATGAGAGAGTTTATTTTGTATTCTCGCCGGGGCAGAACCGATGGCAAATTCGGGAGTTTGAGGGCGGGGGGTAGGTTGGATGTTGTTTATCAGTGTTTGTTGTTTGGTTTGTTTGTTTCTGGTGCGTTGAGGCGTGATGTTGTTTTTCATGTGGTTTTGGGTGGGCCGCCTAGGCCTCCGTTGTGTTTGACTGTGGATGGGAGGGGTCTGTGGGATGTAAGGACGGATGAGCGGACGTGGGAGGAGATTTTTAGGAAGGTTTTGTCTGATGGTTCGCATCCCGGGATTAGTGTTGAGAAGGAGAGTTTGCAGGAGCTTGTGAAGAAGCGTGTTGACAGGAATGTGTTTGTTCTTGAGGAGAAGGGTGAAGACGTTTGGAAGATGAAGTTTGGAGAGGATCCAGTGTTTGTTTTGGGTGATCAGGTGGGGTTGCCGAAGAAAGATGAAAGATACGTTTTGCGTTTTAGTAGAAAAATTTCTTTGGGTAAGCGACCGTATCTTTCAGCAACCTGTGTTGACGTTATTAACTATCTAGCTGATTTACAAAACATTCTCTAG
- a CDS encoding DUF5518 domain-containing protein, producing the protein MGSSGSLWLGAFIGFLIIIVLGWVIPIIGHLIGGLVAGLIAKGGMGRGALAGFLAGIFGAIVLGVLAVIVGGTIGAILGGPIGGVLGGLAGAVIGLAAIIVSAFGAIVAAIGGLVGGAIAR; encoded by the coding sequence TTGGGTAGCTCGGGCAGTTTATGGCTTGGAGCTTTCATAGGTTTTCTCATCATTATTGTTCTTGGGTGGGTGATCCCGATAATTGGCCATTTAATCGGCGGATTAGTTGCGGGATTAATAGCTAAGGGTGGAATGGGCAGAGGAGCACTAGCTGGTTTTCTTGCCGGAATATTCGGTGCGATAGTGCTTGGTGTACTTGCAGTGATAGTTGGGGGGACAATAGGCGCAATTTTAGGAGGACCGATTGGCGGAGTTTTAGGAGGACTAGCAGGTGCAGTTATAGGATTAGCAGCAATTATAGTGAGCGCCTTTGGAGCAATAGTAGCCGCCATTGGAGGACTAGTCGGCGGAGCAATAGCAAGATAG
- a CDS encoding zinc-binding dehydrogenase has translation MSGEKMRAAMLYGVKDLRVGYVEKPQIGSGEVLVKIKAATTCGTDLKIFQRGYVEKIIKLPTIFGHEWAGDVVEIGEGVTWPKKGMRIRAGNSAPCLRCKMCQKGKYNLCEDMLWLWGAYAEYIRVPARTVRVNTQEIPSHVTYEEAAITEPLACVLHGAEEAGIKLGDTVAIIGAGPVGLLHLLVAKKLGAGRIIIIDLVDERLEFARKLGADETINARMENAVEQVKKLTSGYGADVVIEAIGLLATWEQALKMVYKGGTVLEFGGCPLGTKIEVGTELLHYGEVRVMGAFHATPTHFRKALNLIASGVLNVKPFVTGRMPLRKIREAFKLLGCSKTEIKLAIQP, from the coding sequence ATGAGCGGTGAAAAAATGAGAGCCGCAATGCTTTACGGGGTAAAGGACCTTCGAGTAGGATATGTCGAAAAGCCGCAGATAGGCTCTGGAGAGGTCTTAGTCAAGATTAAAGCCGCAACAACCTGCGGTACAGATTTGAAGATTTTTCAGAGAGGATACGTAGAGAAAATAATCAAGTTGCCAACAATTTTTGGGCATGAGTGGGCAGGCGATGTTGTTGAGATTGGTGAAGGCGTAACGTGGCCTAAGAAAGGCATGCGGATTCGAGCGGGAAATAGTGCTCCCTGTCTGCGGTGTAAGATGTGTCAAAAAGGAAAATACAACTTGTGTGAGGACATGCTTTGGCTGTGGGGCGCCTACGCCGAGTACATTCGCGTTCCAGCCCGCACAGTTCGGGTCAACACGCAAGAAATTCCATCTCACGTTACTTATGAAGAAGCCGCGATAACTGAACCTCTCGCTTGTGTTCTCCATGGAGCTGAGGAAGCAGGCATAAAACTTGGTGACACTGTAGCAATAATTGGTGCGGGGCCCGTCGGTCTTCTCCATTTACTTGTTGCCAAGAAACTTGGTGCAGGAAGAATAATTATAATTGATTTAGTTGATGAAAGACTTGAGTTTGCTCGAAAACTTGGGGCAGACGAAACAATAAACGCTCGAATGGAAAATGCTGTGGAGCAAGTCAAGAAACTAACAAGCGGTTATGGGGCGGATGTAGTAATTGAAGCCATAGGCTTGCTAGCTACTTGGGAACAAGCGTTGAAAATGGTGTATAAAGGTGGCACAGTGCTTGAATTTGGTGGTTGTCCGCTTGGAACCAAAATCGAGGTGGGTACTGAGCTGTTGCATTATGGTGAAGTTAGGGTGATGGGGGCTTTTCATGCGACTCCTACGCATTTTAGGAAGGCGTTGAATCTTATTGCGTCTGGGGTGTTAAATGTGAAGCCTTTTGTTACTGGGCGAATGCCGTTGAGAAAAATTCGAGAGGCATTTAAACTTCTGGGTTGTTCCAAGACTGAGATAAAATTGGCCATACAACCGTAG
- a CDS encoding M14 family metallopeptidase, whose product MSKRIVSRIILALLLISVLTLKFNTQSTKFRPMNWADDAVLHIIDKNNQDNYPTSLPPIDWVHYHNYTEIVTILLALNETYPNIVDVFSIGKSWWNRDIYCVRLTNETDQKSKSEVLFVGYHHARELISAELLLYFVVHAATNYGSNTTITELINTCEIYVVVALNVDGFDLFEANDWQRKNARPTDEDNDGLFDEDPPDDEDGDGYIEEFWQHFPTGYEGVDDDGDGFLNEDFVGGVDLNRNYGYQWNATVQSGSTDPSAEDYRGLAPFSEPETQAIRDFTLQHNFRYAVSFHSGAECIIYPWSYSTVFPPDHETFNETASQISSLVGCWYGQSGAWYTTSGVWDDWMYGNRSIMAFTCEIYTNDSAWQYEPGPYPNSWWVKGVSEFFNPDPDNIEAIIQRWLPVFTYITDKAINATYDIAITSIKPVRTIIGQGFSTSINVSVENQGNFAETFNVTLYANTTLIDTLTNITLTSGNSTTITLTWDTTGWAKGNYNVSAYATPVSNEAETSDSLLVYGWVFVSISGDVDGDRDVDIYDVVKITGIYRSQAGDPNYKPNSDIDGDGIIDIYDVVRCTSHYGQSWQP is encoded by the coding sequence TTGTCTAAAAGAATAGTTTCTAGAATAATATTGGCACTGTTGCTAATCTCCGTTTTAACGTTGAAGTTCAATACACAATCAACTAAATTTAGACCTATGAATTGGGCTGATGATGCTGTCCTACACATTATTGACAAAAATAATCAGGATAACTATCCTACTTCTTTGCCTCCAATAGATTGGGTTCACTACCACAACTATACGGAGATAGTTACAATATTACTAGCGTTGAACGAAACTTATCCAAATATTGTTGATGTTTTTTCTATTGGCAAAAGTTGGTGGAACCGTGACATCTATTGTGTGCGGCTGACAAACGAAACAGACCAAAAGTCAAAATCGGAAGTTCTTTTCGTAGGTTACCATCATGCTCGTGAGCTTATAAGTGCCGAGCTTCTCTTATATTTTGTTGTTCATGCCGCCACGAATTATGGTTCGAACACTACCATAACGGAACTAATCAACACATGTGAAATCTACGTAGTTGTGGCACTCAATGTTGATGGCTTCGACCTATTCGAAGCCAATGATTGGCAAAGGAAAAATGCTAGACCTACAGATGAAGATAATGATGGCTTATTTGATGAGGATCCACCTGACGATGAAGACGGGGACGGTTACATAGAGGAGTTCTGGCAACATTTTCCAACTGGATATGAAGGCGTAGATGATGATGGCGATGGCTTTTTAAACGAAGACTTTGTAGGAGGCGTTGACCTAAACAGAAACTATGGCTATCAATGGAACGCAACCGTTCAAAGCGGTAGCACCGACCCATCTGCAGAAGACTACCGTGGACTAGCACCATTCTCAGAACCAGAAACACAAGCCATAAGGGACTTCACCCTGCAACACAATTTCAGATACGCTGTAAGTTTCCATTCTGGTGCCGAATGCATTATTTATCCATGGAGCTATTCAACAGTTTTTCCGCCAGACCATGAAACGTTCAATGAAACTGCAAGTCAAATTTCGAGTCTTGTGGGATGTTGGTATGGGCAGTCAGGAGCATGGTATACGACTTCTGGTGTTTGGGATGACTGGATGTACGGCAACAGAAGCATAATGGCTTTCACGTGTGAAATCTATACAAACGACAGTGCATGGCAATACGAACCTGGACCATACCCAAACTCGTGGTGGGTAAAAGGTGTCTCCGAATTCTTCAACCCTGACCCTGATAACATCGAAGCCATAATCCAACGTTGGCTACCAGTCTTCACTTATATTACAGACAAAGCAATAAACGCAACCTACGACATAGCTATAACTAGCATAAAACCCGTAAGAACCATAATTGGACAAGGATTCTCCACAAGCATAAACGTATCAGTCGAAAATCAAGGCAATTTTGCAGAAACTTTCAACGTAACACTCTACGCCAACACAACACTCATCGACACGCTTACAAATATCACCTTAACAAGCGGAAACTCCACAACTATTACCTTAACGTGGGATACAACAGGTTGGGCTAAGGGCAACTACAACGTAAGCGCGTATGCCACTCCAGTGTCAAACGAAGCAGAAACTTCGGATAGCTTGCTCGTATACGGCTGGGTTTTTGTGAGTATTTCTGGCGATGTTGATGGCGACCGAGACGTGGACATATATGACGTGGTAAAAATCACTGGTATCTATCGGTCTCAAGCAGGAGATCCGAACTACAAGCCAAACTCCGACATTGACGGCGATGGTATAATCGATATATACGACGTGGTAAGATGCACATCACATTATGGACAAAGCTGGCAACCATGA
- a CDS encoding zinc-dependent dehydrogenase, producing the protein MKAVVYYSLDNMLIEDMPIPKIGAQEILVEMKACGVCGSDLMEWYLKTRVPLVLGHEPSGVVAKVGSKVEGFEVGDRVFAHHHIACLTCHYCRRGAYTLCEQFTKTHLEPGGFAEYFKVPAPNLRTDTLKIPHELSFEEAALVEPVGCCIRALNKCNIQASDSAVVVGAGPSGIIHTMLLRILGASQVIVTDFIDYRLKAAKRLGADLTVNPETESLIDVVKKATDGRGADVVIVTAPNVNAYLAGMELCSKGGTLCVFAPTQSEDFMRLSPNKLFFSEIKLIPSYSTSHIETRTALKLIQTKRIDAKTLITHRFPLSRTVEAFQTAARSKECIKVVVLNER; encoded by the coding sequence ATGAAGGCCGTCGTGTACTACAGCCTCGACAACATGCTAATCGAAGACATGCCTATACCCAAAATTGGTGCGCAAGAAATCTTAGTGGAGATGAAGGCTTGTGGGGTATGCGGCTCCGATCTAATGGAGTGGTACTTAAAAACGCGTGTACCTCTAGTGCTTGGACATGAACCATCGGGCGTAGTTGCTAAAGTTGGCAGCAAAGTAGAGGGCTTTGAGGTGGGTGACAGAGTTTTCGCCCACCATCATATTGCCTGTTTAACCTGCCACTACTGCCGACGCGGAGCCTACACCTTGTGCGAACAGTTCACAAAAACTCATCTGGAACCAGGTGGCTTCGCGGAGTACTTTAAAGTTCCAGCGCCAAACCTTCGAACCGACACCTTAAAAATTCCCCATGAACTTTCCTTCGAAGAAGCAGCCCTCGTAGAACCAGTTGGATGTTGCATTCGAGCCTTAAACAAATGTAATATCCAAGCATCAGACTCGGCTGTAGTTGTTGGCGCTGGGCCCTCAGGGATTATTCACACGATGCTCTTACGAATTTTGGGTGCAAGCCAAGTTATAGTTACTGATTTTATTGATTATAGGCTGAAAGCAGCTAAACGTTTAGGTGCAGATTTGACGGTTAACCCGGAGACAGAAAGCCTTATTGATGTGGTTAAGAAAGCAACTGACGGACGGGGCGCAGACGTTGTTATTGTCACTGCACCCAACGTTAATGCTTATCTTGCTGGAATGGAACTTTGTTCCAAAGGTGGAACTTTATGTGTTTTTGCACCTACTCAATCAGAAGATTTTATGCGACTAAGCCCGAATAAACTGTTCTTCTCTGAAATCAAACTAATACCCTCTTATTCAACATCGCACATAGAAACTAGAACTGCTCTCAAGCTCATTCAGACAAAAAGAATTGATGCAAAAACCCTGATAACGCATAGGTTTCCGTTAAGTAGAACCGTGGAGGCGTTCCAAACAGCGGCGAGAAGCAAGGAATGTATAAAAGTGGTGGTGTTGAATGAGCGGTGA
- a CDS encoding endonuclease Q family protein gives MENLRVIADLHIHSRFSRATSKRINIQEISRFAKIKGLNLVSTGDFTHPQWWKELQEDLVEVPNTGLFKSTKTANSTYFMITSEVSTIFIFRGKTKKIHHVILTPNFETATQINDRLARFGDLSLDGRPTLEMTAPHLVEEVMAVSADNEVIPAHAWTPWFSLFGAFSGFDKIEDCYQDMTKHIHTLETGLSSDPPMNWRLSALDKFTLVSNSDSHSCWPWRIGREANVFDLEQLTYKEVVDTLRKKDPRRFKFTIETNPAYGKYHWTGHRSCNVSMPPQEAIKFGNLCPVCRRRLTKGVEQRVEELADRPAGFKPQNGIGYIHLLPLSEIIATVLDSSSPSVQSVWSVYNSLIAMFGNEYMVLIDASREELCKVVDPKIAEAVVRVREGMAKVIPGYDGVYGQLNLFEEEKVEAKVSRVPQRSLTEWCSQT, from the coding sequence GTGGAAAACTTGAGAGTTATCGCTGATTTGCATATTCACAGCCGCTTCAGTCGAGCCACTAGCAAGAGGATAAATATCCAAGAGATTTCGCGATTTGCAAAAATAAAAGGGTTGAATCTAGTAAGCACGGGAGATTTCACGCATCCACAATGGTGGAAAGAGCTGCAAGAAGACTTGGTTGAAGTTCCAAACACAGGGCTTTTCAAGTCTACTAAAACCGCTAACTCAACTTATTTCATGATAACCAGCGAAGTAAGCACGATCTTTATTTTCAGAGGCAAGACAAAGAAAATTCATCACGTAATTTTGACGCCTAACTTTGAGACAGCAACGCAAATCAACGACCGACTGGCACGGTTTGGTGACTTAAGCCTTGACGGAAGACCGACTCTTGAAATGACTGCGCCGCATTTGGTGGAAGAAGTCATGGCTGTTTCAGCAGACAACGAAGTTATTCCAGCTCACGCTTGGACACCATGGTTCAGCCTCTTCGGCGCCTTCAGCGGCTTCGACAAAATAGAAGACTGCTATCAAGACATGACAAAACACATTCACACCCTAGAAACAGGCTTGTCTTCCGATCCACCTATGAATTGGCGACTAAGCGCCTTAGACAAATTCACTCTAGTGTCAAACAGCGACAGCCACAGCTGCTGGCCCTGGAGAATTGGACGAGAAGCTAACGTTTTTGACCTTGAACAGCTCACGTACAAAGAAGTCGTGGACACACTTCGCAAGAAAGACCCTAGACGGTTCAAGTTTACTATAGAAACAAATCCTGCCTACGGCAAATACCATTGGACTGGGCATAGAAGCTGCAATGTTTCCATGCCGCCACAGGAAGCAATAAAGTTTGGCAATCTTTGTCCAGTGTGTCGCAGAAGGTTAACGAAGGGCGTGGAACAAAGAGTTGAAGAGTTAGCCGACAGACCAGCAGGTTTTAAGCCGCAAAACGGTATCGGCTACATACACTTGCTGCCACTCTCAGAAATCATCGCAACGGTTTTAGACTCGTCATCTCCCAGCGTGCAAAGCGTCTGGAGCGTCTACAACAGCCTAATAGCCATGTTTGGCAACGAATATATGGTGCTGATTGACGCTTCTAGAGAAGAACTGTGTAAAGTTGTTGACCCGAAAATCGCTGAAGCCGTTGTGAGGGTTAGAGAAGGAATGGCCAAAGTCATCCCTGGCTATGATGGAGTCTATGGCCAGCTTAATCTCTTTGAAGAAGAGAAAGTGGAGGCGAAAGTTAGCAGAGTTCCACAGCGAAGTCTTACGGAATGGTGCAGTCAAACCTAA
- a CDS encoding GNAT family N-acetyltransferase, with translation MLKIRQFVQGRDEEDWVRVRNAAFKEYEDDRQIAVDEFRIFEKAPDFDSKGRFIAELDGKPVGIIHAHVDKKREERKGFIRSFGIIPEFRGKGVEEKLVNIALKELKSRGMEIVQGWAVDTREDRIRLWENLGFKLVRKFSLMKRDLDKIPSDIGENKEVVLKPLRKDLDEDLKVLTWLSNECFKEHFNFRPGTFEEMVYWLRKDPWFKEQVWFFTIFDEEHVGYIGVGIDEKYNVEKNVKSGWIMDIGVLKPNRIRGIGTRLMLQGMETLKAKGMTTAMLGVDDWNVTKAMKLYEKVGFKVVKKDFTYERNLE, from the coding sequence TTGCTGAAAATTCGCCAGTTTGTTCAGGGAAGAGATGAAGAAGACTGGGTTAGGGTACGGAATGCTGCGTTCAAAGAATATGAGGATGACAGGCAGATTGCAGTGGATGAGTTTAGGATTTTTGAAAAAGCGCCTGATTTTGATTCTAAAGGAAGATTCATTGCAGAACTAGATGGAAAGCCTGTTGGAATTATTCATGCTCATGTTGACAAAAAAAGAGAAGAAAGGAAAGGTTTCATAAGGTCTTTTGGGATTATTCCCGAGTTTCGAGGTAAGGGAGTAGAGGAAAAGCTTGTGAATATTGCTCTGAAGGAGTTGAAGAGTCGCGGGATGGAAATTGTTCAAGGTTGGGCTGTTGATACTAGGGAAGATAGGATCCGCCTTTGGGAAAACTTGGGTTTTAAGTTGGTTCGGAAGTTTAGTTTGATGAAAAGGGACTTGGACAAGATCCCTTCAGATATTGGGGAGAACAAGGAAGTGGTGTTGAAGCCGCTTCGAAAGGATTTAGATGAGGATTTGAAGGTGCTTACTTGGCTTAGCAACGAATGTTTCAAGGAGCATTTTAACTTTAGACCTGGCACTTTTGAGGAGATGGTTTATTGGTTGCGGAAGGATCCGTGGTTTAAGGAGCAAGTATGGTTTTTTACCATTTTTGACGAGGAACATGTGGGTTATATTGGTGTGGGGATTGATGAGAAGTATAATGTGGAGAAGAATGTGAAGAGCGGTTGGATTATGGATATCGGTGTGTTGAAGCCTAATAGAATAAGGGGGATTGGTACGAGGTTGATGTTGCAAGGCATGGAAACGTTGAAAGCTAAAGGTATGACTACGGCGATGTTGGGTGTGGATGATTGGAATGTGACGAAGGCAATGAAATTGTATGAGAAGGTTGGCTTCAAAGTGGTTAAGAAGGACTTTACCTACGAAAGAAACCTTGAATGA